The Meriones unguiculatus strain TT.TT164.6M chromosome 1, Bangor_MerUng_6.1, whole genome shotgun sequence genome has a segment encoding these proteins:
- the Senp8 gene encoding sentrin-specific protease 8, producing MDPVVLSYMDSLLRQSDVSLLDPPSWLNDHIIGFAFEYFANSQFHDCSDHVCFISPEVTQFIKCTSNPAEIAMFLEPLRLTHKQVVFLAINDNSNQAAGGTHWSLLVYLQDKNSFFHYDSHSKSNSIHAKQVAGKLKAFLGSKGDKLVFVEEKAPAQQNSYDCGMYVICNTEALCQNLFRRQPESPLQLLTPTYITKKRAEWKDLIARLAKKKEGATEECL from the coding sequence ATGGACCCTGTGGTCTTGAGTTACATGGACAGTCTACTGAGACAGTCAGATGTCTCACTATTGGACCCGCCAAGCTGGCTTAATGACCATATTATTGGGTTTGCTTTTGAATACTTTGCCAATAGTCAGTTTCATGATTGCTCGGACCATGTGTGCTTCATCAGCCCTGAAGTCACCCAGTTCATTAAGTGCACCAGCAACCCTGCAGAGATTGCCATGTTTCTTGAACCCCTGCGTCTTACCCACAAACAAGTTGTATTTTTAGCCATTAATGATAATTCCAACCAGGCAGCTGGGGGTACCCACTGGAGTTTGTTAGTTTATCTACAAGataaaaatagcttctttcaTTATGATTCCCATAGCAAAAGCAATTCAATCCATGCAAAGCAGGTAGCAGGGAAACTGAAAGCTTTCTTAGGGAGCAAAGGAGACAAACTGGTCTTTGTGGAAGAGAAAGCGCCAGCTCAACAGAACAGCTATGACTGTGGGATGTACGTGATATGCAACACCGAGGCCTTGTGTCAGAACCTCTTTAGACGGCAGCCAGAGTCCCCGCTGCAGCTACTCACCCCGACATACATCACAAAGAAGCGGGCGGAATGGAAAGATCTAATTGCCAGGCttgctaaaaaaaaagaaggagctACTGAAGAATgcttgtga